The genomic window AGCCCTGACCCTCTACATCCACTTTCCCGGCTGGAGCGAACTCCTGGACTTCATGATGCGAGGTCTCGAATTGGGGCCGTACTCGAAAAAAGCCTGACCGGGTTCTCCGCCCCACCGCGGCCTTTCGGTCCGCGGGGCTTGCGCCTGCCCGAATCTCCCCTCCGCCCTCGTCTAGGGCCCTCCTCGTCGATCACGCCACCCTTCCACTACCCACGCGTCCACCCTCGCGCTCAGGCCACTCTTCCAAAATGAGAACTGCTGCGGCAATGGATCGCAGATTGCCCCCGGGGCGGGACTGGGCCTAGGGTTCCGGCCGTTCTCCCCGACCATGCGACGCCTTGCCTCCATTCTGATTGCCTGCTGGGCCGGCTACCTGCCTGCAGGCGAGGGGTCGGAGGCCTCGGCCCTGTGGTCGGGCGGGGTGCAGCGGCTGCTCGACGTCCATTGCGTGAAGTGCCACGGGCCGATCGAGCGGAAGAGCGGGCTCGAACTCGACACCCCGGAGGCGATCTGGAAGGGGGGGTACGACGGGGCGGTGGTGGTGCCGGGGGTGCCGGAGCAGAGCCGTCTCTACACCTACCTGGCGCCGGATTCCGACCCGCACATGCCGCCGCGCAAGCAGTTGACCGAGGCGGAGCAGGAGACGATCCGCGCGTGGATTGTGGCGTTGGGTGGGGAGGAAGGTTCTCCGGAACGGGTGGAGGAGTCGGAGCCGGAGCGGGCCTTCGCGTCGGTGGAGGAGGCCATTGACGGGTTTCTTTCGGAAACGTGGGCGGCGCGGGGGATCGAACCGGCGCCGGACCTGGATGACCGGACCTGGCTGCGGCGGGTGTACCTCGACCTGGCGGGTCGGATTCCGCGGGGCGACGAGGTGGAGGCGTTCATGGCGGCGCCGGGAACCGTGGCGGAGAAGCGGGCTGAACGGGTGGACCGGCTGCTCGGTTCGGACGAGCATGCGGTGCGCCTGAGGGAATTGTGGGATGTCTTCCTGATGGGCCGGGTGCGGCGGGAGAGTCACGAGGTGCGGCGTCGCGACCGCGGCTGGTGGGCGTACCTGGAGCGGGCGTTCCGGGAGGACCGGCCCTGGAACGACGTGGTGCGGGAGCTTCTGGTCGCGCGATCGTCGGGTGAGGAGGACCGGGGGGCGTCGTGGTTTCTGTTCGAGCGGCGCAACGATCACCAGGCGATCGCGGAAGCGGTCTCCCCGGTGGTGTACGGCGTGAGGATCGACTGCGCGCAGTGCCACGACCACGCGCTGGCCCGGGAGATCAAGCAGGCGCACTACTGGGGGCTGGTGGCGGCGTTTGCCCGGAGCCGGAACGTGGAAGGCACCGGAGACGTCGGGGAATCGGCGGTCGGCGGGCACGCGAACTTCACCAATCTCGAGAAGGAATCCCAACCGGCCCGGGTCGTTCTTCTCGACGGCCGGGTGCTGGACGATGCGCTGGACGATGCGCCGGTCGAAGGAGACACGACCGGGGAGGACCGGGATGCCCTGTATGTGGATCCGGAAGCGAAGGTGCGGGTTCCGAAACATTCCCGGCGGGCGACGTTTGCGGAGGCGGTCACGCGCGACAACCCGCGGCTGGCGCGGGCGATGGTCAACCGGCTCTGGGCCGTGCTGTTCGGTCGGGGCATCGTGCAGCCGGTGGACGAAATGACGGAGCGGAACGTGCCGGGTCATCCGGAGTTGCTGGAATGGTTGGCGGAGGATTTTGCGGGGAACGGGTACCGGGTGCGCCGGGTGATCCGGGGGATGGTTCTGAGCCGCGCCTACGGACTGGCCCGGGCGGACGTGCCGGAAGGGACGTTCGCGGGAGCGGGGGAGCGGCCGCTGACCGCCGAGCAACTGGCGAGGTCGTGGCGGGTGGCGTTGGGGTTGAGCCCGGAGGACGACGCGCTGCGCCGGGCGGTGGCGGCGGCGATGCCGGACGTGCTGCCCGAGATGTATGCGGCCAGCTACCAGCAGGCGCAGTTCCTGTCGCATGCGCCGGAACTGGAGGCGTTGCTGGAACCGGGACCGGGGAGTGCGGCAGAGCGTCTGGCGGCCGTGCCGGAGGTGGCCGTGCGGGTGCGGGAGGCCTTTCTGTGGGTGCATGGGCGGGAGCCGGATGCCGAGGAGGCGGCGGGCGCGGCAGCCTTCCTGCTGGGGCGGGAGGACCGGCCGGAGACGGCGACGCGCGACCTGTTGTGGGCCCTGCTGAACAGCGCCGAATTCCTGGTGATGCCGTGAACGAATCGCATGACTCCACGGGCCTGATGCCCGGCCAATGTCCGGTGGACGAACATCGGCTGCATCGGCGGTTGTTTCTGAAGGGACTGGCCGGGGGCGGCCTGGCGTCGGTGGCGAGCTTCTCGGGGCTGTTCGAAAACGCCGCCTTTGCCGAGGCGACCCGGAAGTCCGGGCGGCATTGCATCCTGCTGTGGCTTTGCGGGGCGCCGAGCCAGTTCGAGACGTGGGATCCGAAGCCGGGGCGCCCGACCGGAGGGCCGTTCGGGAGCATTCCGACCCGGATCCCGGGGGTCCATTTCTCGTCGCTGATGCCGCAGTGCGCCTCGATGGCCGACCGGCTGAACATCGTGCGGAGCATGAAGACCGCGCAACCGGAGCATCTGCAGGCGATCAACCTGCTGCAGCGCGGGAACCCGGAGCGGGCGGGCTTCACGCGGCCGACACTGGGAAGCGCGCTGTCGGAGGCGATCGGGCGGCTCGACGCGCCCATCCCGAACTTCATCTTCATCGATCCGATCCCGGGCGGGAACGAGTTCGAAGCCTTCAAGGCGGGCAACTGGGCGGGATGGCTCGGAGCGGAGCACGCGCCGGTGCGGATCGGCGGCGATTATTCCCGCGTCGTGCAAAGCGCGACCGACGCCATCCCCGAGCACGACCGGGAAACGCGGGAGACGTTGCGCCGGTTCCTGACCGCCAAGTTCGAGCGGGACCGTGGAAGCGGGGTGGCACGCAGCCAGAATGCGGCGTTCGAACGGATGCGCGGGATGGCGGCGAGCGCGCCGCTGTTCGATCTGGAGCGACTGCCGGCGAAGGACCGGGAGCGGTACGGTCCGGGGAGCTTCGCCCAGCACGCCCTGCTGGCGCGGCACCTGGTCGAGCACGGGGCGCCGTTCGTCATGGTCGCCAACGGGATGAACTGGGACAACCACGTCTTCCAGCACGAGATCCACCAGATGCTGGTGCCTGAACTGGACCGGGTGCTGTTCCACCTTGTCCACGACCTCGAGGAGCGCGGGCTGCTCGAATCGACGCTGGTGATCGCCATGGGTGAATTCGGCCGGACCCCCTGGCTCAACGCGGCGCGCGGGCGGGACCATTATCCCGATGCCTGGAGCCTGATGATGACCGGGTGCGGCTTGAAGCGGGGCGTGGTGACGGGCGCGACGGATGCCGATGGCGTGGACGTGATCGAGCGGCCGTACGACGAGCAGAACCTGTTTGCCACGATCTTCACGGCGCTGGGGATCGATCCCCATGCCGAGTATGACCTGCCCGGAATGCCCACCTTCCGCCGGGTCGAGGACCGGGCGAAACCCATTCGTGAACTGCTGGCCTGACCCATGAAGCTCACCCTCGCGCACGAACGCACCCTGCCCACCGGGGTGCTGGGACTGGCCCTGGCACCGGAGGGAACCCGCGCCTATGCGGCCTGCGTGGACGGAACGATCCTGGCCGTGGACCTGGAGAGCAGCGCCGTCGGGACGTTCGCGACCACGCATGCCTCTTTTGCCAGCGGGTGTGTCCTGCTTCCGGACGGCCGGACCCTGATCTCGGGCGGGTACGATGGCGTGCTGCTCTGGCACGACGTGGCCACCCGGCGGGCATGGCGGCGGGTCGTGGCGCACCGGTTCTGGAGCTGGCAACTGGCGTTGTCACCGGATGGCCGCCGGGTGGCCAGCGTCACCGGCCAGTACCTGCCGGGGGGGTGGAAGTACGAACCCGCCGCGGAGACGGAATCGTCGGTGCGGGTGTTCGAGACCGCGAGCGGGGACCCGGTGGCGGCGTTTTCCCACGGACCGCCGGTGTTGAGTTGTGCCTTCTCGCCGGACGGGGGGCATCTGGCGGCCGCCAACATGATGGGCGAGATGCGGGTCTGGGATCTGGGCGCGGGTGGGGCGGGAGCGCCGGCGGGGCACTGGACGGCGCCGGACTTCACCTCGTGGGGCACGATCAAAACGCACCATTACTGCGGCGGGATCTACGGGCTGGCGTTCGCACCTGACGGGACGTCGCTGCTGGGATGCGGCATGGGGCCGATGACCGACCCGATGGCAGGCAACGGGAGAATGACCTGGGAGCGGTGGGCCTGGCGCACAGGGGAACGGCTGGACCGGATTCGCGACGGGGAGCGGGGGTCGGGTCTGATGGAGACGGTGGCGTGGCATCCGGACGGGCGGCATTTCGTCATGGCGGGCCGGCAGGCCCAGGGGACCTGGAATGCGGCGGTGTTCAACGCTGCGGAAGGCGGCCTCGTGCATTCGCTCGACAACAAGATGCGCGTCACCCAGGCACGATTTGACCGGGACGGCGGGTGGCTGGTCCTGGCGGGGGCCGTCAGCCAACCAGCCCGCAAGGACGGAGCCTGGCCGGCGTGGGGACGGTTGCAGCGTTACCGGGTGGAAGGGGCGTCCTGACGGGTGCCGGGCGGTGCATCCCCAAGTTGTCGGTAACGAGCCAGCGAATCGGAGGGACGAGCTCCGCGAGTCCTCAACCCAACGCTCCACACCGTTGCGGCCTCGTGGAACTCGACCCTCCGAAGCGCCGCTTGGCGCCATTCGCGGCTTTACCCACAACTCCGGGATGCACGGGGTGCCGGGGAAGGGCCATGAAGAATCTCTCAGCCGCCGCCGTTGTCCGGTAACCTCTCCCGCGCCGTGTCTCAGGAAGCCCTTGCATGGACACCATCCCTTCGCCCACCTGCCCCGCCTGCGGCACCGAAATCCCGGCCGACGCGCCACAAGCCCTCTGCCCGCGCTGTGCCCTCGGCGGCGCCGCCGCCCCTACCGACTCCGCCACGGCCCGCGGCGAACCGCCCTCGCTCGACGCCGTGCGCGCCGCGTTCCCCCAGCTCGAAATCCTGGGCCTGCTCGGTGCGGGCGGCATGGGCTTCGTCTTCCAGGCCCGCCAGCCGCATCTCGAACGGCTGGTGGCTCTGAAGCTCCTTCCCGTTCCCCTCGCCGCGGACCCGCACTTCTCCGAACGCTTCCTACGCGAGGGCCGTCTGCTCGCACGCCTGGCCCATCCCGGCATCGTCAGCGTGCATGACTTCGGACAGGCCGGCGGCTTCGCCTACCTCCTGATGGAATACGTGGACGGCGTGAACCTCCGGGTAGCCATGAACGCCGGACGGTTTACGCCCGCCGAGGCTCTCGCGCTGGTGCCCGGAATCTGCGAGGCCCTCCAGTACGCGCATGAACGGGGTGTCCTTCACCGCGACATCAAACCGGAAAACCTGCTGCTCGACGCGCAGGGCCGCGTGAAGATCGCCGACTTCGGCATCGCCAAGCTGGTCGGCGCCCCGGCCCGCGGGGGCACCCTCACCGCCAGCGGAGCACGCCTCGGCACACCCCAGTACATGGCGCCCGAGCAGATCGAGCAGCCCGCCGCCGTGGACCATCGCGCCGACATTTACAGCCTGGGCGTGGTCTTCTACGAGATGCTCACAGGCGAACTGCCCCTGGGCCGCTTCGCGCCGCCGTCCCGGAAGACACCGCTCGACGCACGCGTGGACCGGATCGTGCTGCGTGCGCTGGCCAAGGAACGCGAACTGCGCCAGCAGAGTGCCGCCGAGGTGAAAACCGAGGTGGAAGGACTCGCCGCTCCGGAGGGGCGGACTGCCACGATTTCAGGCAACGAGGGCTCCGACGCGACCGCCCCCGCAGGAGCCCGCCCCTCCGAGTACAAGTCCGCCCGCACGCTCTTCGGCCTCCCGCTGCTGCACATCGTTCGCGGATCGGATCCCGTCACGGGGCGGGTTCGCGAGGCGCGCGGCATCGTGGCGATCGGTGGCCATGCGACGGGCGTCCTGGCCATCGGCGGGCTGGCACGGGGTGCCATCGCCTTCGGCGGCGTGGCGTTCGGCCTCTTCGCGTTCGGCGGTCTGGCATTCGGCGTCGCCACCGTGGGCGGACTGGCCGTGGGCCTGTTCAGCTTCGGCGGGCTGGCCGTGGGACTGATCCTGGCACTGGGCGGCGTTGCGGCCGGATGGAACGGGTTTGGCGGGTTGGTGGTGGCGCACCAGGGCATCGGCGGATTCATGGCCGTCGGCCACCGGCTGCCGGCCACCGGTGCGGCAGGAACACTCATCCGCTCGCTGCCGTGGCTGTGGATTCCCATCGTGCCGCTCTCGCTGGTGCCTGGACTGGTGTCGGCGTGGGCATACCGGAAGCTGGATCGGGCCGGAGCCGGCCCGCGCCCGAACCCCTGGCCGCACGAACCGCATCGGCGCCGCTGAACCCGCATCCGTGGAAACGACATCTTCAACCCCTCGAAGCCCCGTGGCAGCAACCGCCACCCAAACCGCCTTCGCCCCCACACGATGGTCGCTCGTGCTGGCGGCGCAGGGCGACGCGCCCTCCGCGCGGGTTGCGCTGGGCGAACTCTGCGAGGCGTACTGGCCGGCCGTCATCCGCTTCCTGCGCCGCGAGGGCCGCGACGCCGATGCCGCGCAGGAACTGGCGCAGGAGTTCTTTGCCCGCGTGCTTGCGGGCCCGGGCTTCGCCGGGGCGGATCCGGCCCGCGGTCGCTTCCGAAGCTTCCTGCTCGGCGCGCTCAAACACTTCCTTGCCGACACACGAAAGCACGACCGGCGGCTGAAACGCGCCGCGGAACGGGTGCCGTTCCATGCACCCGACGACGCCACCGCAGCCGCCGCTGAACCCGTCGCGCCGGCGGACGCGGGCGACGCCTTCTTCGACCGGGCCTGGGCGCTGGCGGTGATGGACCGCGCCCTTGCGGCGCTGGCGGCCGAGGCGGCGGCGGCCGGACGGGCGGAACACTTCGCCACGCTCAAACCCTGGCTCGCCGGCGGTGCGGCAGACCTGACGCAGGCGGCGGCCGCGGCGCAGCTCGGGATGGGCGAGGGCGCGGTGAAGGTGGCCATTCACCGCCTGCGCCGGCGCTTCCGCCAGTGGGTCCGTGCCGAAGTCGCCCAAACCCTCGGCCCCGGCGACCATGTGGACGAAGAACTGCGCTACCTGGTGGACGTGCTGGCCAAGGCACAGCAGCGGGCCGGAGAGTCGGGGTCAGATCTCTGAATTTGACATTTACCGTCGAGTCGCGCCCTGGCGGGTCTCGAATTGTCAAATTCAGAGATCTGACCCCGAAGCCCCCTCAGGGCTGGCGCCGTCCCGTGCGCGCCTCCCCCGAAACGCGAAGGACCACCGACTCCGCAGTCCCGTCGGGTCCCGTCCGAAAATCGATCTCCCCATCAAAACTCCGGATGTAGAAGCGATCCCTCGACTCCGCATGCAACGGGAAGGTCATGCCCCGCCCCGGGAACCCGAAGGTCGCCTCCAGCAAATCCCCCGGCCGCGCGATCGACACCGTCAGCCCGTCCTCAAACCGGAAGGTCCCCCGAAGCCGGTCCAGCGTCGCCCGTGAAAACACCATCTCCGCCCGCCGCGCGTCCGCCCCCAGTTCGCGAACCCAGATGTTCCGGAACCGCACCGGGTTCCCGTGGTCCTGCAGCGAAAGGGGCAGCTTGTCGGCATGAGGCCGGTAGGGCTGGCGCTGCAGCCATCCGGTCGGCCCGACCAGCGCCACCTCGTGCTGCACCAGTACCCCATTGTGGAAGACCGTCATGCGCGCCGGCGACACCACCCGCCCCTCCGCATCGAACCGGGGCCTCGTGAAAATGATGTCGTAACTCTGCCACTCGCCCGCCGGGCGCGCGGCGTTGACCAGCGGCGGATGCTGCCCGTACACGGCCCCCGCCTGCCCGTCGGCGTAAGTCTCGTTGTCGTGCGAATCGAGGATCTGCACCTCGTACTGTCCCATCAGGAACACCCCGCTGTTGCCGCGCCCCTGGCTGCTCCCCCG from Verrucomicrobiia bacterium includes these protein-coding regions:
- a CDS encoding DUF1549 domain-containing protein; translation: MRRLASILIACWAGYLPAGEGSEASALWSGGVQRLLDVHCVKCHGPIERKSGLELDTPEAIWKGGYDGAVVVPGVPEQSRLYTYLAPDSDPHMPPRKQLTEAEQETIRAWIVALGGEEGSPERVEESEPERAFASVEEAIDGFLSETWAARGIEPAPDLDDRTWLRRVYLDLAGRIPRGDEVEAFMAAPGTVAEKRAERVDRLLGSDEHAVRLRELWDVFLMGRVRRESHEVRRRDRGWWAYLERAFREDRPWNDVVRELLVARSSGEEDRGASWFLFERRNDHQAIAEAVSPVVYGVRIDCAQCHDHALAREIKQAHYWGLVAAFARSRNVEGTGDVGESAVGGHANFTNLEKESQPARVVLLDGRVLDDALDDAPVEGDTTGEDRDALYVDPEAKVRVPKHSRRATFAEAVTRDNPRLARAMVNRLWAVLFGRGIVQPVDEMTERNVPGHPELLEWLAEDFAGNGYRVRRVIRGMVLSRAYGLARADVPEGTFAGAGERPLTAEQLARSWRVALGLSPEDDALRRAVAAAMPDVLPEMYAASYQQAQFLSHAPELEALLEPGPGSAAERLAAVPEVAVRVREAFLWVHGREPDAEEAAGAAAFLLGREDRPETATRDLLWALLNSAEFLVMP
- a CDS encoding DUF1501 domain-containing protein codes for the protein MPGQCPVDEHRLHRRLFLKGLAGGGLASVASFSGLFENAAFAEATRKSGRHCILLWLCGAPSQFETWDPKPGRPTGGPFGSIPTRIPGVHFSSLMPQCASMADRLNIVRSMKTAQPEHLQAINLLQRGNPERAGFTRPTLGSALSEAIGRLDAPIPNFIFIDPIPGGNEFEAFKAGNWAGWLGAEHAPVRIGGDYSRVVQSATDAIPEHDRETRETLRRFLTAKFERDRGSGVARSQNAAFERMRGMAASAPLFDLERLPAKDRERYGPGSFAQHALLARHLVEHGAPFVMVANGMNWDNHVFQHEIHQMLVPELDRVLFHLVHDLEERGLLESTLVIAMGEFGRTPWLNAARGRDHYPDAWSLMMTGCGLKRGVVTGATDADGVDVIERPYDEQNLFATIFTALGIDPHAEYDLPGMPTFRRVEDRAKPIRELLA
- a CDS encoding serine/threonine protein kinase, with the protein product MDTIPSPTCPACGTEIPADAPQALCPRCALGGAAAPTDSATARGEPPSLDAVRAAFPQLEILGLLGAGGMGFVFQARQPHLERLVALKLLPVPLAADPHFSERFLREGRLLARLAHPGIVSVHDFGQAGGFAYLLMEYVDGVNLRVAMNAGRFTPAEALALVPGICEALQYAHERGVLHRDIKPENLLLDAQGRVKIADFGIAKLVGAPARGGTLTASGARLGTPQYMAPEQIEQPAAVDHRADIYSLGVVFYEMLTGELPLGRFAPPSRKTPLDARVDRIVLRALAKERELRQQSAAEVKTEVEGLAAPEGRTATISGNEGSDATAPAGARPSEYKSARTLFGLPLLHIVRGSDPVTGRVREARGIVAIGGHATGVLAIGGLARGAIAFGGVAFGLFAFGGLAFGVATVGGLAVGLFSFGGLAVGLILALGGVAAGWNGFGGLVVAHQGIGGFMAVGHRLPATGAAGTLIRSLPWLWIPIVPLSLVPGLVSAWAYRKLDRAGAGPRPNPWPHEPHRRR
- a CDS encoding sigma-70 family RNA polymerase sigma factor, yielding MAATATQTAFAPTRWSLVLAAQGDAPSARVALGELCEAYWPAVIRFLRREGRDADAAQELAQEFFARVLAGPGFAGADPARGRFRSFLLGALKHFLADTRKHDRRLKRAAERVPFHAPDDATAAAAEPVAPADAGDAFFDRAWALAVMDRALAALAAEAAAAGRAEHFATLKPWLAGGAADLTQAAAAAQLGMGEGAVKVAIHRLRRRFRQWVRAEVAQTLGPGDHVDEELRYLVDVLAKAQQRAGESGSDL
- a CDS encoding DUF1080 domain-containing protein, with amino-acid sequence MRLPATLRLAAALVPATLTVVANPVFDWPQHDRTRPLPPIIDPGSASTPDRAGRAPSDAVVLFDGSSLDGWVAADGSPPRWVIRDGALECVRGGGYVRSLRAFGDCQVHLEWAAPTPPRGSSQGRGNSGVFLMGQYEVQILDSHDNETYADGQAGAVYGQHPPLVNAARPAGEWQSYDIIFTRPRFDAEGRVVSPARMTVFHNGVLVQHEVALVGPTGWLQRQPYRPHADKLPLSLQDHGNPVRFRNIWVRELGADARRAEMVFSRATLDRLRGTFRFEDGLTVSIARPGDLLEATFGFPGRGMTFPLHAESRDRFYIRSFDGEIDFRTGPDGTAESVVLRVSGEARTGRRQP